In one Haloplanus salinus genomic region, the following are encoded:
- a CDS encoding tyrosine-type recombinase/integrase produces MSPHDNQNERNRDDHQSYHDLHDHPHDLQPIEPREAYLWYLEEIENEHGYSETTVQAHMYRLGHFIRWCEDEEYIGNLNNLTGRHLARFKRWRKHDGDLNRVSLHTQLSTLKVFLKWAEKTEAVKLGLFEYVQPPKLRGNDDVRERFIESEFMADILRYHEKFAYASRDHVVMSLLWATGMRVGSLRSLNVQDYRPNLARLELHHRPESDTPLKKKEKGERHVAINDHLCELIDDYLEYNREDVIDEYGRDPLITTEHGRIHKGTLRSTVYKTTRPCEIAGEGCPGDEDPETCEAAHSISESSKCPYNYSPHAIRKGSITWSLKNDVPAEKVGARMNVSTKALEKHYDMQTKEESMEARRNYFDEIY; encoded by the coding sequence AGAGTTACCACGACCTCCACGACCACCCTCACGACCTGCAACCAATCGAACCCCGTGAGGCGTACCTGTGGTACCTCGAAGAGATAGAGAACGAACACGGGTACAGCGAAACGACCGTTCAGGCCCATATGTACCGACTCGGCCACTTCATCCGCTGGTGCGAGGACGAAGAGTACATCGGCAACCTCAACAACCTCACGGGCCGGCATCTCGCACGGTTCAAGCGGTGGCGGAAGCACGACGGCGACCTCAACAGAGTGTCACTCCATACCCAACTCAGCACTCTCAAAGTCTTCCTCAAGTGGGCAGAGAAGACCGAGGCGGTCAAACTCGGGCTATTCGAGTACGTTCAACCCCCGAAGCTACGGGGGAACGACGACGTGCGAGAGCGGTTTATTGAGTCTGAATTTATGGCCGACATACTTCGCTACCACGAGAAGTTCGCCTACGCGAGCCGTGACCACGTCGTGATGAGCCTGCTGTGGGCGACGGGAATGCGAGTCGGGTCATTGCGGTCACTCAACGTTCAGGACTACCGCCCGAACCTTGCTCGCTTGGAACTCCATCATCGCCCGGAGTCGGACACTCCATTGAAAAAGAAAGAGAAGGGCGAGCGCCACGTCGCTATCAACGACCATCTTTGCGAGCTGATAGACGACTATCTTGAGTACAACCGAGAGGACGTAATCGACGAGTACGGGCGTGACCCACTCATTACGACGGAACACGGTCGTATCCATAAGGGGACGCTTCGGAGTACCGTCTACAAGACCACCCGACCCTGCGAGATTGCAGGCGAAGGGTGCCCCGGAGATGAAGACCCTGAGACGTGTGAGGCTGCGCACAGTATATCGGAGTCGTCCAAGTGTCCGTACAACTACTCTCCCCACGCCATCCGCAAGGGGTCGATTACGTGGTCGCTCAAGAACGACGTACCCGCAGAGAAGGTGGGTGCCCGGATGAACGTCAGTACGAAAGCGTTGGAGAAGCACTACGATATGCAGACGAAGGAAGAGTCGATGGAAGCCAGGAGGAACTACTTCGACGAGATATACTGA
- a CDS encoding DEAD/DEAH box helicase family protein, which yields MENEHNYSINTPETTCELPLSAEEMQILSESKQGTPITTETAEIRLQQAITDALRNSENSLLAAPTGLGKTHIVATTPWRDFPEITGNQPVIHISQTIDAREDAVRMSEEAGVKYTVLKGRDEVCSVARGDYDRQLHRIDRLTASEWLKKKCDRENISFAEAHDYLSRQFGGLPCGRGRQCSSKTQWQNVPRKDKQPEYDIIHATATFAKLGQLTAGTNVIFDERPDYAVPVRQNKLRKAVTGFLHNRTSNAKEYDWEDLIKLTQRVNPQSGVLDDLTEGWFDKLETYGKLFEEDVSKREKFKSMGATNALVPAIGRAMVSAYPVGNGRYRGQSDLLTIVFDAKNNVRVIHERPDLSKTRCVIGLDAHPSERLWQFHTGIEFQPGELLTPEERQYWRTVERGLYVVQIGSNTNPLTSGWRTSKQETEVKAIIDALHEKAGEAFGTAICPKEIKRDVEQIMRNAGIEEPQLMHYGEEKSRNEFGEERVGLLLGCIDPGDHAILNNLALLDLFAEPETVVDEDGNVVVDEDGKELRAYGRGFIGEDADAANEFLESVREMHIAQSIGRYARNARDTNLGAIVYVWTDAIPEDMVDHRISGVRLYRGKKRDAIANYVYETDEPVTKKEVVTALRDDLDGLTDKYVWQVLSQMADQGVVSRSKGTGPYGADEYEYRAGKLEPSIDLTIRAL from the coding sequence ATGGAAAACGAACACAATTACTCAATCAACACTCCTGAAACAACCTGTGAACTCCCTCTGTCTGCGGAAGAAATGCAAATTCTATCAGAATCAAAGCAAGGAACTCCAATAACGACAGAGACAGCAGAAATCCGTCTACAGCAAGCCATTACAGATGCCCTCCGAAACAGCGAGAACTCCCTTCTTGCCGCACCAACTGGTCTTGGAAAGACACACATTGTGGCGACAACACCGTGGCGTGATTTTCCGGAAATCACGGGGAACCAGCCCGTCATTCATATCTCACAAACGATTGATGCCCGCGAGGATGCGGTAAGGATGAGTGAAGAAGCGGGCGTGAAATACACCGTTCTCAAGGGCCGAGATGAGGTGTGTTCCGTGGCCCGTGGTGACTATGATCGGCAATTACATCGGATTGACCGACTTACCGCCTCCGAGTGGCTTAAGAAAAAATGTGATCGGGAAAATATTTCATTTGCAGAAGCACACGATTACCTAAGCCGGCAATTTGGTGGGTTACCCTGTGGTAGAGGTCGTCAATGTTCCTCTAAAACCCAATGGCAGAATGTTCCTCGAAAGGACAAACAGCCGGAATATGACATTATTCACGCAACTGCCACGTTTGCCAAACTCGGCCAACTTACTGCGGGTACGAACGTCATTTTCGATGAGCGACCAGATTACGCAGTTCCCGTTAGGCAGAACAAACTACGGAAGGCTGTAACCGGATTCCTTCATAACCGAACCTCCAACGCGAAAGAGTACGATTGGGAAGACCTCATCAAACTAACACAACGAGTCAATCCTCAGTCAGGGGTTCTTGATGACCTAACAGAAGGCTGGTTTGATAAATTAGAAACCTACGGAAAACTCTTTGAAGAGGATGTATCAAAAAGAGAGAAATTCAAATCAATGGGGGCCACTAACGCGCTGGTTCCTGCTATTGGACGAGCGATGGTTAGTGCCTATCCGGTCGGCAACGGTCGATATAGAGGTCAAAGCGACTTACTAACAATCGTATTTGACGCTAAAAATAATGTCAGAGTTATCCACGAACGGCCAGATTTGTCCAAAACCCGCTGTGTGATTGGATTAGACGCTCACCCCTCGGAACGGCTGTGGCAATTCCATACCGGAATCGAGTTCCAACCTGGCGAATTACTGACGCCGGAGGAGCGACAATATTGGCGGACCGTTGAGCGGGGGCTGTACGTCGTTCAAATTGGAAGTAACACGAACCCTCTGACCTCGGGATGGCGTACATCAAAGCAGGAAACTGAGGTTAAAGCGATCATTGACGCTCTACACGAGAAAGCCGGCGAAGCATTTGGGACAGCAATCTGCCCGAAAGAAATCAAAAGGGACGTGGAACAGATAATGAGGAATGCCGGGATTGAGGAGCCGCAGCTAATGCATTATGGAGAAGAAAAAAGTCGGAATGAGTTTGGGGAAGAAAGAGTCGGACTGCTGTTGGGTTGCATCGATCCCGGCGACCACGCCATACTCAACAATTTGGCCCTGTTAGATCTGTTCGCGGAGCCGGAAACAGTGGTTGACGAGGATGGAAACGTAGTCGTTGACGAGGATGGAAAAGAACTCCGAGCATACGGGAGGGGGTTTATTGGGGAAGATGCTGATGCCGCCAACGAATTTCTTGAATCTGTTCGAGAAATGCATATCGCTCAGAGTATCGGACGCTACGCTCGGAACGCTCGTGATACTAACCTCGGTGCGATAGTCTACGTGTGGACAGATGCTATTCCCGAAGATATGGTTGACCACCGTATTTCCGGAGTTCGTCTTTACCGGGGCAAGAAGCGAGATGCTATAGCGAATTATGTCTACGAGACTGATGAGCCAGTCACTAAGAAGGAAGTCGTTACGGCGTTAAGGGACGATCTTGATGGCCTGACAGACAAATACGTGTGGCAGGTGTTATCGCAAATGGCCGATCAGGGTGTTGTCTCTCGTTCAAAAGGAACCGGCCCGTATGGTGCAGATGAGTATGAATACAGAGCGGGTAAGTTGGAACCCTCGATTGATCTAACGATCAGGGCACTATAG
- a CDS encoding helix-turn-helix domain-containing protein, producing MSQERDESGRYQATVTLDAVLELFPDTEPRTTSEVAEALDVAQKTAYNKLESLRERGEIRKKKIGGLAVVWLRPDSPKG from the coding sequence ATGAGTCAAGAGCGCGACGAGAGCGGGCGGTATCAAGCCACGGTGACCCTTGACGCCGTCCTTGAGTTGTTCCCCGATACGGAGCCTCGAACAACCAGCGAAGTCGCAGAGGCGCTTGATGTGGCGCAGAAGACAGCGTATAATAAGTTGGAGTCGCTCAGAGAACGCGGCGAGATACGGAAGAAGAAGATCGGGGGGCTGGCTGTTGTATGGTTGCGACCAGACTCTCCGAAGGGATAG
- a CDS encoding HalOD1 output domain-containing protein translates to MPDDADTLERTDQERRVARRPYDPEEDTTLGVAIVCALADARDVSPVELKSPTLYECVDVASLETVLFSGNGGVTSRRGSRTVGFQYAEYAVTVTSDGWIEVYESSLTDVA, encoded by the coding sequence ATGCCTGACGATGCCGATACCCTCGAACGCACGGACCAAGAACGAAGGGTGGCCCGTCGGCCCTACGACCCTGAAGAGGACACGACTCTCGGGGTGGCAATCGTGTGTGCGCTCGCGGACGCACGAGATGTGTCGCCGGTCGAACTCAAGTCGCCAACGCTCTACGAGTGTGTAGACGTGGCATCTCTTGAGACTGTTCTGTTCAGCGGAAACGGAGGAGTCACCTCCCGACGAGGAAGCAGAACCGTCGGATTCCAATACGCGGAGTACGCCGTAACCGTAACAAGTGATGGATGGATTGAGGTGTACGAGTCATCCTTGACCGACGTGGCGTAA
- a CDS encoding homing endonuclease associated repeat-containing protein, protein MAHQREDLIIELQRLATNLDRGPTPDEIDKLGAYTIADYRDEFGSWANALAVADIDQPAGRKIPTESLCAELRRLADELNTTPTGQEMTSHGHHGLQTYTNRFGSWNDALAASGLSQKPDRKERSDQELLAEIERLAEELGRTPSSRDMAEHGSFGRITYRKHFDSWNKALEAAGFDRRRPKNKISEAELVTELRRLAEALDTIPTTDDMQRDGEFSPGTYINRFGSWNAALDAADLD, encoded by the coding sequence ATGGCTCATCAGCGAGAGGATTTGATAATTGAACTTCAACGCCTCGCGACCAATCTTGATCGCGGACCAACCCCTGATGAAATTGATAAACTGGGAGCATATACAATCGCGGACTACAGAGACGAGTTCGGTTCGTGGGCGAACGCGCTTGCTGTTGCCGATATTGACCAACCTGCAGGACGAAAGATCCCTACCGAATCGCTCTGTGCGGAACTACGTCGATTGGCTGACGAACTGAACACGACTCCGACAGGGCAAGAGATGACCAGCCACGGCCACCACGGGCTTCAGACGTACACTAACCGATTCGGATCGTGGAACGACGCGCTTGCGGCATCCGGGCTTTCTCAAAAACCGGATCGAAAAGAGCGGTCAGATCAGGAGTTACTTGCAGAAATCGAACGCCTCGCCGAGGAGTTGGGGCGAACACCATCAAGCCGAGATATGGCCGAACACGGGTCTTTTGGCCGAATCACGTACCGGAAGCACTTCGATTCTTGGAATAAGGCACTTGAAGCGGCAGGCTTTGATCGTCGGCGACCAAAGAACAAGATATCCGAAGCGGAACTGGTAACGGAACTACGGCGCTTAGCTGAGGCACTTGACACGATTCCAACGACCGACGATATGCAGCGGGACGGCGAGTTCAGTCCGGGCACCTATATCAATCGGTTTGGGTCGTGGAACGCGGCTCTTGATGCCGCGGATCTCGATTAG
- a CDS encoding FxsA family protein: MRLRWVFALLLLIPLADALFLVVVADSIGAPATVALVVLTGLIGMLLVRAEGRHTIRSLQKKLATGEVPTKELMDGGLLIAAGAFLLTPGLVTDAIGFLVGVPLTRAPIRAGLERFVVGPYLDKRTGGFVTGTVYTGGFPNEDDAYDDDVYDVDGSSYRVDDE, from the coding sequence ATGCGCCTGCGCTGGGTCTTCGCACTCCTGTTGCTCATCCCCCTCGCCGACGCCCTATTCCTCGTCGTCGTCGCCGACAGCATCGGCGCCCCGGCGACCGTCGCCCTGGTCGTCCTCACCGGCTTGATCGGCATGTTGCTGGTGCGGGCCGAGGGACGACACACGATCCGCAGCCTGCAGAAGAAACTCGCAACGGGCGAGGTGCCGACGAAGGAACTCATGGACGGTGGCCTGCTCATCGCCGCGGGCGCCTTCCTGCTCACGCCCGGCCTCGTCACCGACGCCATCGGCTTCCTCGTCGGCGTTCCGCTGACCCGGGCACCGATCCGGGCCGGGCTGGAACGGTTCGTGGTCGGCCCGTACCTCGACAAGAGAACCGGCGGGTTCGTCACCGGCACCGTCTACACCGGCGGGTTCCCGAACGAGGACGACGCTTACGACGACGACGTCTACGACGTGGACGGGAGTTCGTACCGCGTCGACGACGAGTAA
- a CDS encoding DUF255 domain-containing protein encodes MTDGTRVEWRDWGEAAFEEAGRRGAPVLLALTATWCGDCHEMDARTYGEPRIAANLNDGFVPVRVDVDRHPRVRERYNVGGFPSTVFCTPDGNRIAGAGFLGPDGMRQVIDRVRERWDASGMDAGRVPRALAGDPTPAGEVTGRIEEHLAGQLDAQFDDEFGGWGDAPKFPLPRTVEFALKRDRAKARQTLDAVTRGLFDEAAGGFYRYARTRDWGDPDRAKLLADNAALVRAFAHAYCYTGEDAYRRPADRTVEYLIDALWNGSAFGGSQGPGADDAGPRTDLTAYAGGNALAVDALLVLAGYTDGERPREYARRTLSTLREEFEDDGVVRHWDGESAPTLVLDDQVHTVAAGVRAAQVLGDDDALSMARRVADRTVSELAGDDGAFRDGPASGPGLLDRPLRPLDGNVAMADALLDLAVLTGETRYREVARDAVAAFAGAWDRFGVQVAGYGAVAARLRHDLPTVTVATEAGSDLHRAALRVADHEAVVVPDATEPAPGTAVVAVGDRSRTVSTPAGLADAVADLAT; translated from the coding sequence ATGACCGACGGGACGCGCGTCGAGTGGCGCGACTGGGGTGAGGCGGCCTTCGAGGAGGCCGGCCGCCGTGGCGCGCCGGTGTTGCTCGCGTTGACGGCGACGTGGTGTGGGGACTGTCACGAGATGGACGCCCGGACGTACGGCGAGCCGCGGATCGCCGCCAATCTGAACGACGGGTTCGTGCCCGTCCGGGTCGACGTGGACCGTCACCCGCGGGTGCGCGAACGCTACAACGTCGGCGGGTTCCCATCGACCGTGTTCTGTACGCCGGACGGGAACCGCATCGCGGGCGCGGGCTTTCTCGGCCCGGACGGGATGCGGCAGGTGATCGACCGCGTGCGCGAACGCTGGGACGCGAGCGGGATGGACGCGGGTCGGGTGCCCCGCGCCCTCGCCGGCGACCCCACGCCCGCGGGCGAGGTGACCGGTCGCATCGAGGAACACCTCGCCGGACAACTCGACGCGCAGTTCGACGACGAGTTCGGCGGCTGGGGCGACGCACCGAAGTTCCCGCTCCCCCGGACCGTGGAGTTCGCGCTCAAACGCGACCGGGCGAAGGCGCGACAGACGCTCGACGCCGTCACCCGCGGCCTGTTCGACGAGGCGGCGGGCGGCTTCTACCGCTACGCCCGGACGCGTGACTGGGGCGATCCGGACCGCGCGAAACTCCTCGCGGACAACGCGGCGCTGGTGCGTGCGTTCGCCCACGCGTACTGTTACACCGGCGAGGACGCGTACCGTCGCCCGGCCGACCGGACCGTCGAGTACCTGATCGACGCGCTCTGGAACGGGTCGGCGTTCGGCGGGAGTCAGGGACCGGGAGCCGACGACGCCGGACCCCGAACCGACCTGACGGCTTACGCCGGCGGGAACGCCCTCGCGGTCGACGCGCTCCTCGTTCTCGCCGGCTACACCGACGGCGAACGTCCCCGCGAGTACGCCCGTCGAACCCTCTCGACACTCCGCGAGGAGTTCGAGGACGACGGGGTGGTGCGTCACTGGGACGGCGAGTCGGCGCCGACGCTCGTCCTCGACGACCAGGTCCACACGGTGGCGGCGGGCGTCCGCGCGGCGCAGGTGCTCGGCGACGATGACGCGCTGTCGATGGCCCGCCGCGTCGCGGACCGAACCGTCTCGGAACTCGCGGGCGACGACGGCGCCTTCCGCGACGGGCCGGCCTCCGGACCGGGGCTGCTCGACCGGCCGCTCCGCCCTCTCGACGGCAACGTCGCCATGGCCGACGCCCTCCTCGACCTCGCCGTCCTGACCGGCGAAACGCGCTACCGCGAGGTGGCTCGTGACGCCGTCGCTGCGTTCGCGGGTGCGTGGGATCGCTTCGGCGTCCAGGTCGCGGGCTACGGGGCCGTCGCGGCCCGCCTTCGTCACGACCTCCCGACCGTCACCGTCGCGACCGAGGCCGGTTCCGACCTCCACCGGGCGGCCCTCCGGGTCGCGGACCACGAGGCGGTGGTGGTGCCCGACGCGACGGAGCCGGCCCCCGGGACGGCCGTCGTGGCCGTCGGCGACCGCTCCCGGACGGTGTCGACGCCGGCCGGCCTCGCCGACGCCGTCGCCGACCTCGCCACGTAA
- a CDS encoding TrmB family transcriptional regulator, with translation MVSLRDLGLSEYESRTYRALLDRGPATAKELSSSSGVPMGRIYDVLNGLEGSGLVRSQAASRPKKYVAVEPDTALDRLVETRKRELDQQAERYESVATELVNDLDAAAPVDGQFWTAAVGPEETVELLLERLSAADEEIHHVAGPPSAQIDVDAVGQRMLDAFASALDRGASVSILIHPELVETVPDDLRAKYATRLGAHERYASRTSAAIDGTFTLVDGEEVCIEVPNPLDADEAFALIDFKDASFATDVRTVFEEQWVDSTPLEFQRDAP, from the coding sequence ATGGTATCACTTCGCGATCTCGGCCTCTCGGAGTACGAGTCCCGGACCTATCGTGCGCTCCTCGATCGCGGGCCGGCAACGGCAAAGGAGTTGTCGTCGTCGAGCGGCGTGCCGATGGGTCGCATCTACGACGTACTCAACGGGCTGGAGGGCAGCGGGCTGGTGCGGAGCCAGGCGGCGAGTCGCCCGAAAAAGTACGTCGCAGTCGAGCCGGACACGGCGCTGGACCGGCTGGTCGAGACGCGCAAGCGAGAACTCGACCAACAGGCCGAGCGGTACGAGTCGGTCGCCACGGAGCTCGTGAACGACCTCGACGCGGCCGCCCCGGTCGACGGACAGTTCTGGACGGCGGCCGTCGGTCCGGAGGAGACGGTCGAACTCCTGCTCGAACGGCTCTCCGCGGCGGACGAGGAGATCCACCACGTCGCGGGACCGCCGTCGGCACAGATCGACGTGGACGCGGTCGGCCAGCGGATGCTCGACGCGTTCGCGTCGGCGCTCGACCGGGGGGCTTCGGTGTCGATCCTGATCCACCCGGAGCTCGTCGAGACGGTGCCCGACGACCTTCGAGCGAAGTACGCGACCCGACTCGGAGCGCACGAACGCTACGCGAGTCGAACCTCCGCGGCCATCGACGGCACGTTCACCCTCGTCGACGGCGAGGAGGTGTGTATCGAGGTGCCGAACCCGCTCGACGCCGACGAGGCGTTCGCGCTGATCGACTTCAAGGACGCGAGCTTCGCGACCGACGTTCGGACCGTCTTCGAGGAACAGTGGGTGGATTCGACGCCGCTGGAGTTCCAGCGGGACGCCCCGTAG
- the mptA gene encoding GTP cyclohydrolase MptA, which translates to MSHQLPDVQASQPDVTVGLSQVGVTGVEKLVKLDRDGKRPIVLMAEFRVFVDLPSGRKGIDMSRNMQVIDETLEAAVAESSYRVEDVCGDVAERLLDKHDYTSKAEVRMEADYITRESTPASDLATQNTATIIAGAVATDEGTREEIGARVTGMTVCPCSQGMSESRARETLLDLGVDDETTEAFLERVPQPGHSQRGHATLTVTSDGSPDVDLRDVIDVARDAMSARIYNLAKRPDEDHMTYHAHANAKFVEDCVRSLAESVVEEFDHLPGDAMVHMKQSNDESIHQHNAHAERELTLEALREEVSR; encoded by the coding sequence ATGAGTCACCAGTTGCCTGACGTACAGGCAAGTCAGCCCGACGTGACCGTCGGGCTCAGTCAGGTCGGGGTGACGGGCGTCGAGAAGCTCGTCAAACTCGACCGCGACGGGAAGCGGCCGATCGTCCTGATGGCGGAGTTCCGAGTGTTCGTCGACCTGCCGAGCGGTCGCAAAGGCATCGACATGAGTCGGAACATGCAGGTGATCGACGAGACGCTGGAGGCGGCCGTCGCCGAATCCTCCTACCGCGTCGAGGACGTGTGCGGCGACGTGGCCGAGCGTCTGCTCGACAAACACGACTACACGTCGAAAGCGGAAGTGCGGATGGAGGCCGACTACATCACTCGTGAGTCGACGCCCGCCTCCGATCTCGCTACGCAGAACACCGCGACGATCATCGCCGGCGCCGTCGCCACCGACGAAGGAACCCGCGAGGAGATCGGCGCCCGCGTCACCGGGATGACCGTCTGTCCCTGTTCGCAGGGGATGTCGGAGTCCCGCGCCCGCGAGACGCTTCTCGACCTCGGCGTCGACGACGAGACGACCGAGGCGTTCCTCGAGCGGGTGCCCCAACCCGGCCACTCCCAGCGCGGCCACGCCACCCTCACCGTGACGAGCGACGGCTCGCCGGACGTCGACCTGCGGGACGTGATCGACGTCGCCCGTGACGCTATGAGCGCCCGAATCTACAACCTCGCCAAGCGACCCGACGAGGACCACATGACCTACCACGCCCACGCGAACGCCAAGTTCGTCGAGGACTGCGTGCGGTCGCTCGCCGAGTCGGTCGTCGAGGAGTTCGACCACCTGCCGGGCGACGCGATGGTTCACATGAAACAGTCGAACGACGAGTCGATCCACCAGCACAACGCCCACGCGGAGCGCGAACTCACGCTGGAGGCGCTCCGCGAGGAAGTCAGCCGATAA
- a CDS encoding pyridoxamine 5'-phosphate oxidase family protein: MTVDNLTDYGMYRMDDAEIRGFLSSQGVGVLGLPADGAPSLRPMSFGYDGDDTVYMLYVVGGESRKAELSDRATAARFLVYSAETAFNWRSVLLTGRIERVADAELESLPDRVELPWQPDLFRRAVAEERTALYRFDVTDRSGIKHLGLPPAFEAADEDDA, encoded by the coding sequence ATGACGGTCGATAACCTCACCGACTACGGGATGTATCGGATGGACGACGCGGAGATTCGTGGGTTTCTGTCGAGTCAGGGCGTGGGCGTGCTTGGGCTGCCGGCGGACGGGGCGCCCAGCCTCCGGCCCATGTCGTTCGGCTACGACGGCGACGACACGGTGTATATGCTCTACGTCGTCGGCGGGGAGAGTCGAAAAGCGGAACTGAGCGACCGAGCGACGGCGGCGCGGTTCCTAGTCTACAGCGCGGAGACGGCGTTCAACTGGCGGAGCGTACTACTGACGGGTCGAATCGAGCGCGTGGCCGACGCGGAACTGGAGTCGCTTCCGGACCGCGTCGAACTGCCGTGGCAACCGGACCTGTTTCGCCGGGCCGTCGCCGAGGAGCGGACGGCGCTGTACCGGTTCGACGTCACGGATCGCAGCGGGATCAAACATCTCGGACTGCCGCCGGCGTTCGAGGCGGCCGACGAGGACGACGCGTAG
- a CDS encoding NAD(P) transhydrogenase subunit alpha, which produces MIVGVPDETATDETRVALTPPVAEKLVERDVEVCVASGAGEGSDWADDDYRDVGCDVIDDREAVFERADVICQVRGLAANEGEPMDPYYEGQIVVGTLGPFDLADESYDALADRRVSAFALELMPRISRAQSMDVLSSMASIGGYKATLVAAEQLPKLFPLEMTAAGTVRPAEVFVIGAGVAGLKAIATAERLGASVRGYDIRLEVKQEVESLGADFVELDLETEGSGDDEGYAVEMGEEFYEQQRKELGRVVPESDVVITTAAIPGAPAPELVSAEMIEGMDDGSVIVDLSAPTGGNCEPTVAGETVEHEGVTVFGPTNLPATVAHTASQLFANNLYNFLDHLLDEGELDLDTDDEIVDSTLLTHDGRIRRPHEDGGEEPADDETDDGDAEPAEGEADA; this is translated from the coding sequence ATGATCGTCGGCGTCCCGGACGAGACGGCGACCGACGAGACGCGCGTCGCGCTCACGCCGCCGGTGGCGGAGAAGTTGGTCGAGCGGGACGTGGAGGTGTGTGTCGCAAGCGGCGCCGGCGAAGGATCGGACTGGGCGGACGACGACTACCGGGACGTGGGCTGTGACGTGATCGACGACCGCGAGGCGGTGTTCGAACGCGCCGACGTGATCTGTCAGGTCCGCGGGCTGGCGGCGAACGAGGGGGAGCCGATGGACCCCTACTACGAGGGTCAGATCGTCGTCGGGACGCTCGGTCCCTTCGACCTCGCGGACGAGTCGTACGACGCACTCGCCGACCGACGGGTGAGCGCGTTCGCGTTGGAACTCATGCCGCGGATCAGCCGCGCCCAGAGCATGGACGTGCTCTCCTCGATGGCGAGCATCGGCGGTTACAAGGCGACGTTGGTCGCGGCCGAGCAGTTGCCCAAACTGTTCCCGCTAGAGATGACCGCGGCGGGCACCGTCCGGCCGGCGGAGGTGTTCGTCATCGGCGCGGGTGTCGCGGGCTTGAAAGCCATCGCGACGGCCGAGCGCCTCGGCGCCTCGGTGAGAGGCTACGACATCCGCCTGGAGGTGAAACAGGAAGTCGAGAGCCTCGGCGCCGACTTCGTCGAACTCGACCTCGAAACCGAGGGCTCGGGCGACGACGAGGGGTACGCCGTCGAGATGGGCGAGGAGTTCTACGAACAACAGCGCAAGGAACTGGGCCGGGTCGTGCCCGAATCGGACGTCGTGATCACGACGGCGGCCATCCCCGGCGCGCCCGCGCCCGAACTCGTCTCGGCCGAGATGATCGAGGGGATGGACGACGGGTCGGTGATCGTCGACCTCTCGGCGCCGACGGGCGGTAACTGCGAGCCCACGGTGGCCGGCGAGACGGTCGAACACGAGGGTGTCACCGTCTTCGGCCCCACCAACCTCCCGGCGACCGTCGCCCACACCGCGAGCCAACTGTTCGCCAACAACCTGTACAACTTCCTCGATCACCTGCTCGACGAGGGCGAACTCGACCTCGACACGGACGACGAAATCGTCGACTCGACGCTACTCACACACGATGGACGGATACGACGCCCCCACGAAGACGGCGGTGAAGAGCCGGCCGACGACGAGACCGACGACGGCGACGCCGAACCGGCGGAGGGTGAAGCCGATGCGTGA
- a CDS encoding NAD(P) transhydrogenase subunit alpha gives MTFVQNLTFFVLAAFVGYEIITKIPTNLHTPLMSGANAISGITLIGSVVVAGSGSTTLATALGFLAVVMATVNVVGGYLVTNSMLEQFRSGDDRRGRD, from the coding sequence ATGACGTTCGTCCAGAACCTGACGTTTTTCGTCCTCGCCGCGTTCGTCGGCTACGAGATCATCACGAAGATCCCGACCAACCTCCATACGCCCCTGATGTCCGGCGCGAACGCCATCTCGGGCATCACGCTCATCGGGTCGGTCGTCGTGGCGGGATCGGGGTCGACGACGCTCGCGACGGCGCTCGGTTTCCTCGCGGTCGTTATGGCGACGGTCAACGTCGTCGGCGGCTACCTCGTGACCAACAGCATGCTCGAGCAGTTCCGGAGCGGGGACGACCGCCGG